The sequence AGGCTCAGGACGGCGGCGGCCAGCACAACGCCCGCAACACGGTAATTCATGGATCCTCCGGTAAATTCGTTTGATTCGTCTCAGGTTCGGCTTGCATAAGGTTTAGACAACCGAACCGGGCATTTGGTTTCATCTATTTTCGGGCAGCTGCCGTCAATCGGCAGACCTTTCCGGCTTGACTCCCAGCAGGTCGAAAAACCGGGCGAGGCGGGCGGTGCTGATATGGAACTCACCCAGGTTGAACCTGCCGCCCTCGTAATGCCAGTCGCTGCCGCCGGTGAACACCAGGTCGTGCTGACGGCCCTTGTTGCGGATAGCGTTGGCGGTGGAGCGATAGACCCCCGGACGCCAGAGTTCGATCCCGTCCATGCCGGCCTCGCAGAGGAGATCGACAGAATCCTCGACCTCGTCGCGCGAGGGATGGGCCAGGGCGCTGACTCCGCCCAGCTCGCCGATCAGCTCGATCACCTCCAGCGCGTCGGCGGGGCTGTAGGGTACGAACGCGCTGCCGTTGTTGCCCAGGTAGACATCGAACGCTTCCTCCGGCGAGCGCACGTAACCGTAGTTGTAAATCAGGTCGGCGATCAGCACCCGGCCGATCGTTTTAAGACGGGGCACCCGGTCGAGCTCGTCGTGGGGAATCCGCACGTTACGCTCGTTGAGCAGGCTGAGTATCTCATGCGCGCGCTCCTTGCGCCGCTGCCGGACTCCATCGATATGCCGGACCAGCCGCGGCTCGGCGGGGTCGAGTCCGTAGCCCAGGATATGCAGTTCGCGCTCGCCCAGCCTGGTGCTGAACTCGGTGCCGCAGATCATCGTCAACCCGTGCTCGCGCCCGCAGGCCAGCGCATCCCCGTAATGGTCGACCGTATCGTGGTCGGTGATCCCCAGCACGTGCAGGCCCCGCTCACGGGCGAGCGGCACCAGCTCGGTCACGTTCATCTTGCCGTCGGAGTAAGCGCTGTGTATGTGAAGGTCCGCTCTCAAAGGCATTGCATTGACACCTGTCTCATTGTTATACCATCAGGCCGCGGCCGGGTTCAATCCATTTTCAGCACGGCCAGGAACGCTTCCTGCGGGATTTCAACCTGGCCGACCTGCTTCATCTTCTTCTTGCCCTCGCGCTGGCGGGCCAGCAGCTTGCGCTTGCGGGTGATGTCGCCGCCGTAGCACTTGGCGGTCACATTCTTGCGCAGCGGGCGGATCACCTCGCGGGCGATCACCCGTCCGCCGATAGCGGCCTGCAGCACCACCTCGAACATCTGGCGCGGAATGAGTTCCCTGAGCTTCTCGATCAGCCTGACACCCCGGGGCCTGGCCTTGTCGCGGTGGATAATCGCGCTCAGCGCGTCCACCGGGTCGCTGTTGACCAGGATGTCGAGCCGGATCAGCTCGCTGGCGCGGTAGCCGGAGAACTCGTAGTCGAAACTGGCGTATCCGCGGCTGACAGTCTTGAGCCGGTCGTAAAAATCGAACAGGATCTCGGCCAGGGGCAGGGCGTAAACCAGTTCCACCCGGCGCTGGTCGAGATAAATCATCTCGCCGTACTCGCCGCGGCGTTCGTTGCAGAGTTCCATGATCGGCCCCACGTAGTCGGCGGGGACGAAAATCCGCACCTTGACATAGGGCTCCTCGATCCGCTTCACGCCGGCGCGGTCGGGAAGGCGCGAGGGGTTGGAGAGCTCCAGCACTTCACCGTCGGTCATCAGCACCCGGTAGCGCACGTTGGGCACGGTGGCGAGGATCTTGACATCGTACTCGCGCTGCAGCCGCTCCTGGATAATCTCCAGGTGCAGCAGACCCAGGAACCCGCAGCGGAAACCGAAGCCGAGGGCGATGGATGTTTCCGGTTCGTAGCTCAACGATGCGTCGTTGAGTTTCAGCCGCTCCAGGGCGTCCTTGAGGCCGTCGTAGTCGTCGTTGTTCACCGGGAACACGGCCGCGAACACCATCGGCTTGACCTCCCGGTAGCCCGGCAGGGGACTGTCGGCCGGGCGGTCGCGGTCGGTGACAGTATCGCCCACGCGGGTATGGTCCAGCCGCTTGATCCCGGCGATCAGGTAGCCCACCTCGCCGGCTTCGAGCCGGTCGGTCTTTTTGGGCTTGAGCTGCTGGATACCGACCTCGTCCACCTCGTACTCTCCTCCGGTGGCGAACATGCGCAGGGTCATCCCGGCTCCCATGCGCCCGTCGATCACCCGCACCAGCGGGACGGCCCCGCGGTACTGGTCGAAATAGCTGTCGAAAATCAGCGCCTTGAGCGGGGCGTCCGGGTCGCCGACAGGTGGTGGGATCCGGGCGACCACGGCCTCGAGCACGGTATCGATCCCGATCCCCTGTTTGGCGCTGACCGCGAGGATTTCCCCGCGCTCCACGCTCAGCAGTTCCTCGAGTTCGTCGCAGACCTCATCAACTCTGGCTGCGGGCAGGTCGATCTTGTTGACCACCGGAACTATCGCCAGGTTGTGGTCCATGGCCAGCAGGAGGTTGCTCAGGGTCTGGGCCTGCACGCCCTGGACAGCGTCCACCACCAGCAGCGCGCCCTCGCAGGCGGCCAGGCTGCGGCTTACCTCGTAGTTGAAATCGACATGGCCGGGGGTGTCGATCAGGTTGAACTGGTAGCGCTTGCCGTCGGCTGCGTCGTAGTCCATCCGGATGGCGTGGGCCTTGATCGTGATCCCCCGCTCGCGTTCCAGGTCCATGCTGTCGAGCACCTGCTCGCGCATCTCGCGCTGATCCAGGGTGTGGGTGGACTCCAGCAGGCGGTCGGCGAGAGTGCTCTTGCCGTGGTCTATATGTGCAATAATGCAGAAGTTGCGTATTTGCTGCATCCGGTATTCCTCACAGAGACTGTGGCCCGCGACAGCGTTTTGGACACAATCCT comes from Candidatus Glassbacteria bacterium and encodes:
- the lepA gene encoding elongation factor 4 codes for the protein MQQIRNFCIIAHIDHGKSTLADRLLESTHTLDQREMREQVLDSMDLERERGITIKAHAIRMDYDAADGKRYQFNLIDTPGHVDFNYEVSRSLAACEGALLVVDAVQGVQAQTLSNLLLAMDHNLAIVPVVNKIDLPAARVDEVCDELEELLSVERGEILAVSAKQGIGIDTVLEAVVARIPPPVGDPDAPLKALIFDSYFDQYRGAVPLVRVIDGRMGAGMTLRMFATGGEYEVDEVGIQQLKPKKTDRLEAGEVGYLIAGIKRLDHTRVGDTVTDRDRPADSPLPGYREVKPMVFAAVFPVNNDDYDGLKDALERLKLNDASLSYEPETSIALGFGFRCGFLGLLHLEIIQERLQREYDVKILATVPNVRYRVLMTDGEVLELSNPSRLPDRAGVKRIEEPYVKVRIFVPADYVGPIMELCNERRGEYGEMIYLDQRRVELVYALPLAEILFDFYDRLKTVSRGYASFDYEFSGYRASELIRLDILVNSDPVDALSAIIHRDKARPRGVRLIEKLRELIPRQMFEVVLQAAIGGRVIAREVIRPLRKNVTAKCYGGDITRKRKLLARQREGKKKMKQVGQVEIPQEAFLAVLKMD
- a CDS encoding PHP domain-containing protein: MPLRADLHIHSAYSDGKMNVTELVPLARERGLHVLGITDHDTVDHYGDALACGREHGLTMICGTEFSTRLGERELHILGYGLDPAEPRLVRHIDGVRQRRKERAHEILSLLNERNVRIPHDELDRVPRLKTIGRVLIADLIYNYGYVRSPEEAFDVYLGNNGSAFVPYSPADALEVIELIGELGGVSALAHPSRDEVEDSVDLLCEAGMDGIELWRPGVYRSTANAIRNKGRQHDLVFTGGSDWHYEGGRFNLGEFHISTARLARFFDLLGVKPERSAD